One Luteibacter aegosomaticola genomic window carries:
- a CDS encoding efflux transporter outer membrane subunit: MIRRLSVFRPVRSFVPVRPALPRRASLRLRCACLFALTGLSACTVGPTYRPPAPDVPASFMEAGVTWQRVSPGDTAVGDGAWWKAYGDAELDALVDRALAANPGVAQAEANWRQAVAAVGEARAAAMPQLGVGASGSRGSNALRQMVPGGIDGLGGSVTTSVAFQANASWEPDLWGGVRQQARASQATADAAGSRWRAQRLSTVGTLITTYLSVRQLDIDIGLLERQVTLYRALRDTTEAAHTIGTASFDDVLSARNALDQATVALTTARISREQAEHAVAVLSGSTPAAFTLAPRPAYQFTAPPVPASVPSQVLRARPDIAAAERQMAAANAQIGVAVAAWFPSMDLTASGGYQGSSMSHLFSAPNQIWSLGPALVASVFDGGARRSREAQARAGYDAAVAAYRQTVLGAMQEVEDDLSSLNHLGEQRRVQEQVQARQATLLSNRKAQQAAGTASQSDVLTDDISDAIATKNAADAQAQEAMASVKLRIATAASDL, encoded by the coding sequence ATGATCCGTCGCCTGAGTGTTTTTCGTCCCGTCCGATCGTTCGTACCCGTTCGTCCTGCCCTTCCGCGTCGTGCTTCCCTACGCCTTCGTTGTGCGTGCCTGTTCGCCCTGACCGGGCTTTCCGCCTGTACGGTGGGGCCTACTTACCGGCCCCCGGCGCCGGACGTGCCGGCGTCGTTCATGGAGGCGGGCGTGACATGGCAGCGCGTATCGCCAGGCGATACCGCCGTGGGCGATGGTGCGTGGTGGAAGGCGTACGGCGATGCCGAGCTTGACGCTCTCGTGGACCGCGCACTGGCCGCAAACCCGGGCGTCGCGCAGGCCGAAGCGAACTGGCGCCAGGCCGTGGCTGCCGTGGGCGAGGCGCGCGCCGCCGCGATGCCCCAGCTTGGCGTCGGTGCGAGCGGTAGCCGCGGTAGCAACGCGTTGCGCCAGATGGTGCCGGGAGGCATCGATGGGCTGGGGGGTAGCGTCACAACGAGCGTGGCGTTCCAGGCGAATGCGAGCTGGGAGCCCGATCTGTGGGGCGGCGTGCGGCAGCAGGCGCGCGCAAGCCAGGCGACGGCGGATGCGGCGGGTAGCAGGTGGCGTGCGCAGCGGCTGAGCACCGTGGGTACGTTGATCACCACCTATCTTTCGGTTCGCCAGCTCGATATCGATATCGGCTTGCTGGAGCGTCAGGTCACGCTTTACCGGGCGCTACGGGACACCACCGAGGCTGCCCACACTATCGGGACGGCATCGTTCGACGACGTCTTGTCTGCGCGTAATGCGTTGGATCAGGCGACGGTGGCACTTACCACCGCGCGCATCTCGCGCGAGCAGGCCGAGCATGCCGTGGCGGTATTGAGTGGGAGCACGCCTGCAGCGTTTACGCTGGCACCGCGCCCTGCGTACCAGTTCACGGCGCCGCCCGTGCCGGCGAGCGTGCCATCGCAGGTGCTGCGGGCGCGGCCTGATATCGCCGCTGCCGAACGGCAGATGGCTGCGGCGAATGCGCAGATTGGCGTCGCTGTAGCGGCGTGGTTCCCGTCCATGGACCTCACCGCGAGCGGCGGTTACCAGGGCAGCTCCATGTCGCATCTGTTCAGCGCGCCCAACCAGATCTGGTCGCTTGGCCCGGCGCTGGTGGCCAGCGTGTTTGACGGCGGCGCGCGACGCTCACGCGAAGCGCAGGCGCGGGCCGGCTACGATGCCGCTGTCGCCGCCTACCGGCAGACGGTGCTCGGTGCGATGCAGGAAGTCGAAGACGATCTCTCGTCGCTCAACCACCTCGGCGAACAGCGCCGCGTCCAGGAGCAGGTGCAGGCACGCCAGGCCACCCTGCTTTCGAATCGCAAGGCGCAGCAAGCCGCCGGTACCGCCAGCCAGTCGGACGTGCTGACCGACGACATCAGCGACGCCATCGCGACAAAGAACGCCGCCGATGCCCAGGCGCAGGAAGCGATGGCCAGCGTAAAGCTCCGCATCGCCACCGCCGCAAGCGACCTGTAG
- a CDS encoding efflux RND transporter permease subunit produces MNLSRPFIQRPVATALLMAAVLLAGILGWRALPVSALPEVDYPTIQVYTNLPGSSPDVTASSVTSPLERQLGQMAGLQRMDSSSALGASVITLTFDLSTPLDEAEQEVQAAINAANAYLPKDLPYPPVYSKVNPADPPVLTLSMTSPQLPLTRVQELAETRIAQAISQMPGVGRVTVSGGERPAVRVGVDMPALNQHGLTLANVTSAIQAGSVNGAKGSIDGEQLSYAVGANDQLADADGFAGVVLAARESALIHLRDIGVVAEGAEDSRQAALADRQPAILISIQRQPGANVVATVDRITAALADLGASLPANVKLAVLNDRTGSIRASVHDVEMELLFALLLVIATVWVFLGDWRATLVPAIAVPVSLVGTVAATYALGFSLNNLTLMALTVATGFVVDDAIVMIENVARHIDDGAEPRTAALEGAGEVGFTIVSLSLALIAVLIPLLFMGDVVGRLFREFAVTLSAAIIISAIITLTLTPTLCARLLRKQNHAGPGWLARLEGAYMRWLGRALQARRAMLLAVAVATLATLGTLVLLPKGLFPVQDTGLLQGAVKGPVDASFARMRELQAAAIDTLLRDPAVAGVSSSLGIDQTNPMPGTAPVQVRLRPRGEGGEPAAEVIARLAHAVATNPDPATLNLHSVQDLTLDTQAGSSMYAVGLASADGAALVDSARRVLAGMRTDPVFTHVHSDALERGPRVALTIDRGRAAQLGVTVQAIDAALYAAFGQQQVSTIYTDLSQYHVVVAARTHDVAPEAALRALYVPGTGGVPVPLAAVARTGGDDAPVVLMRERQFPYVDLSFDLAPGVSLDKAVAHVHTHVDTAKLPASVRLNMQGTLGSFADALDGQVALLLAAIVVVYLTLGYLYESFIHPLTILSTLPSAALGAALALGVCRLDFDIIALIGVVLLIGIVMKNAIMMIDFAIAREREGMDPLAAIREACELRFRPILMTTLASLLGAVPLALGGGMGAELRHPLGVAIIGGLVVSQVLTLFTTPAIYLSLHRAERAVASRI; encoded by the coding sequence ATGAACCTCTCGCGCCCCTTCATCCAGCGGCCGGTCGCCACCGCCTTGCTTATGGCCGCCGTGCTGCTCGCCGGCATCCTCGGCTGGCGTGCCTTGCCGGTCTCCGCGCTGCCCGAGGTGGATTACCCGACGATCCAGGTCTACACCAACCTGCCCGGCAGCAGCCCGGACGTCACCGCATCGAGCGTGACGTCACCACTGGAGCGCCAGCTCGGCCAGATGGCGGGCCTGCAGCGGATGGACTCGAGCAGTGCGCTCGGCGCTTCGGTGATCACGCTGACGTTCGACCTTTCGACGCCGCTGGATGAAGCGGAACAGGAAGTGCAGGCCGCCATCAATGCCGCCAACGCGTACCTTCCAAAGGACCTGCCCTACCCCCCGGTCTACAGCAAGGTGAACCCGGCGGATCCCCCGGTGCTCACGCTCTCGATGACCTCGCCGCAGCTCCCGCTGACGCGTGTACAGGAACTGGCGGAGACACGTATCGCGCAAGCCATCTCGCAGATGCCGGGCGTGGGCCGCGTCACGGTGAGCGGTGGTGAACGCCCTGCCGTACGCGTCGGCGTGGATATGCCGGCGTTGAACCAGCATGGGCTCACGCTCGCGAATGTCACCTCGGCGATCCAGGCCGGTAGCGTGAATGGCGCGAAGGGCTCCATCGACGGCGAGCAGCTCTCCTACGCGGTAGGCGCGAATGATCAGCTTGCCGACGCGGATGGATTTGCCGGCGTGGTGCTGGCGGCACGCGAGAGCGCCCTGATCCACCTGCGCGATATCGGAGTCGTGGCCGAAGGCGCGGAAGACAGCCGACAGGCCGCGCTGGCTGACCGCCAGCCCGCGATCCTGATCAGTATCCAGCGCCAGCCGGGCGCAAACGTGGTGGCCACGGTGGACCGCATTACCGCGGCGCTGGCGGACCTCGGCGCCAGCCTGCCCGCGAACGTGAAGCTGGCCGTCCTCAACGACCGCACGGGTAGCATCCGCGCCTCGGTGCACGACGTGGAGATGGAGTTGCTGTTCGCGTTGCTGCTGGTGATCGCCACCGTGTGGGTGTTTCTCGGTGACTGGCGCGCCACGCTGGTCCCGGCGATTGCCGTGCCGGTATCGCTGGTGGGCACGGTGGCTGCCACCTACGCGCTCGGCTTCAGCCTCAACAACCTCACGCTGATGGCGCTGACCGTGGCCACGGGCTTCGTGGTCGACGATGCGATCGTAATGATCGAGAACGTCGCACGGCATATCGATGACGGCGCGGAGCCTCGCACCGCCGCCCTGGAAGGCGCGGGCGAGGTGGGCTTCACGATTGTCTCGCTTTCGCTCGCGCTCATCGCCGTGCTGATCCCGTTGCTGTTCATGGGCGATGTGGTCGGCCGCTTGTTCCGCGAGTTCGCTGTGACGCTGTCGGCGGCGATCATCATCTCGGCCATCATCACGCTCACCCTCACCCCGACGCTTTGCGCGCGGCTGCTGCGCAAGCAGAACCATGCGGGCCCGGGCTGGCTTGCGCGGCTCGAAGGCGCCTATATGCGCTGGCTCGGCCGCGCGCTGCAGGCACGCCGCGCCATGTTGCTTGCGGTGGCCGTGGCGACGCTCGCGACGCTGGGCACGCTCGTGCTGCTGCCCAAAGGCCTGTTCCCCGTGCAGGACACCGGGCTGCTGCAGGGTGCGGTGAAAGGCCCCGTCGATGCGTCGTTCGCCCGCATGCGCGAGCTGCAGGCGGCCGCCATCGACACCCTCCTGCGCGACCCGGCGGTGGCCGGCGTCTCGTCGTCGCTCGGCATCGACCAGACCAACCCGATGCCAGGCACCGCGCCTGTCCAGGTGCGCTTGCGCCCTCGCGGTGAAGGCGGCGAGCCCGCGGCGGAGGTGATCGCGCGTCTCGCCCACGCCGTCGCTACCAACCCGGATCCCGCCACGTTGAATCTCCACTCCGTGCAGGACCTGACGCTGGATACACAGGCCGGCTCGTCGATGTATGCGGTAGGCCTTGCTTCCGCGGACGGTGCCGCACTCGTCGACTCCGCACGCCGTGTGCTCGCCGGGATGCGCACGGATCCCGTATTTACCCACGTGCATAGCGATGCGCTGGAGCGTGGCCCACGCGTGGCGCTCACGATCGATCGCGGCCGCGCCGCGCAGCTGGGCGTGACCGTGCAGGCGATCGACGCGGCCTTGTATGCCGCCTTTGGCCAGCAGCAGGTGTCGACGATCTACACCGACCTGTCGCAGTACCACGTGGTGGTCGCCGCACGCACGCACGACGTGGCGCCCGAGGCGGCCTTGCGCGCGCTGTACGTGCCCGGCACGGGAGGCGTCCCGGTACCGCTCGCCGCGGTGGCTCGCACCGGCGGTGACGACGCGCCCGTGGTGCTCATGCGCGAACGCCAGTTCCCGTACGTGGATCTGTCGTTCGACCTTGCGCCAGGCGTCTCGCTCGACAAGGCGGTGGCGCACGTGCATACCCATGTGGATACGGCGAAGCTTCCGGCTTCGGTTCGGCTGAATATGCAGGGTACGCTGGGCAGCTTCGCCGATGCGCTGGATGGCCAGGTGGCGCTGCTTCTCGCAGCGATCGTGGTGGTGTACCTCACCCTCGGCTACCTGTACGAAAGTTTCATCCATCCGCTGACGATTCTTTCCACCCTGCCTTCAGCAGCGCTCGGCGCCGCGCTCGCGCTTGGCGTCTGCCGGCTCGATTTCGACATCATCGCGCTGATCGGCGTGGTGCTCCTGATCGGCATCGTGATGAAGAATGCGATCATGATGATCGACTTCGCGATCGCCCGTGAGCGCGAGGGCATGGACCCACTGGCGGCGATCCGTGAGGCCTGCGAGCTGCGGTTCCGGCCGATCCTGATGACCACGCTCGCGTCGTTGCTCGGCGCCGTGCCGCTGGCACTGGGTGGCGGCATGGGCGCCGAACTGCGCCACCCGCTTGGCGTCGCGATCATCGGCGGCCTGGTGGTGAGCCAGGTGCTGACGCTCTTCACCACGCCGGCGATCTACCTGAGCCTGCACCGCGCCGAGCGTGCCGTGGCGAGCCGGATCTGA
- the glpK gene encoding glycerol kinase GlpK yields MDKKYILAIDQGTTSSRTILFDHDGNIAGTAQREFTQIFPQPGWVEHNPREIMTSVLSTMTEVVSSTGIDASCIEGIGITNQRETAVVWDKATGQPIYNAIVWQSRQTADICERLKKEGHDQMVRDKTGLLIDAYFAGTKVRWILDHVEGAQERAEKGELLFGTIDTWVIWNLTGGKVHVTDYTNASRTLMYNIYERKWDDELLKMLNVPKAMLPEVKSSSEVYGNAQAKHFFGREVPIAGIAGDQQAALFGQACFEPGLAKNTYGTGCFMLMNTGEKAVPSKNGLLTTIAWGLDGKVEYALEGSIFVAGSVIQWLRDGLRMLGKAADSQDYAERAKDNDGVYFVPAFVGLGAPYWKSDVRGAIFGLSRGTTKEQFIRAALESMAYQTRDVLEAMQSDSGISLKELRADGGAIANDFMAQFQADILDVTLLRPKVQETTAQGAAYLAGLAVGFWKSKEDIAKRWAVDREFKPKMSKDTRDDLYDGWKQAVNATMGFKPRN; encoded by the coding sequence ATGGACAAGAAGTACATCCTGGCGATCGACCAGGGCACGACCAGCTCGCGCACCATCCTGTTCGATCACGACGGCAATATCGCCGGCACCGCGCAGCGCGAATTCACCCAGATCTTCCCGCAGCCGGGCTGGGTGGAACACAACCCGCGCGAGATCATGACCAGCGTGCTCTCGACGATGACCGAGGTCGTCAGCAGCACCGGTATAGACGCCAGCTGCATCGAAGGCATCGGCATCACCAACCAGCGCGAAACCGCGGTGGTGTGGGACAAGGCCACCGGCCAGCCGATCTACAACGCGATCGTGTGGCAGTCGCGCCAGACCGCCGACATCTGCGAGCGGTTGAAGAAGGAAGGCCACGACCAGATGGTCCGCGACAAGACGGGCCTGCTGATCGACGCCTACTTCGCCGGTACCAAGGTGCGCTGGATCCTCGATCACGTGGAAGGGGCCCAGGAGCGCGCCGAGAAGGGCGAACTGCTGTTCGGCACCATCGATACGTGGGTCATCTGGAACCTCACCGGCGGCAAGGTGCACGTCACCGATTACACCAACGCCTCGCGCACGCTCATGTACAACATCTACGAGCGCAAGTGGGACGACGAGCTGTTGAAGATGCTCAACGTGCCGAAGGCGATGTTGCCCGAGGTGAAGTCGAGCAGCGAGGTGTACGGCAACGCGCAGGCGAAGCATTTCTTCGGCCGCGAAGTGCCCATCGCTGGTATCGCTGGCGACCAGCAGGCGGCGCTGTTCGGCCAGGCCTGTTTCGAACCGGGTCTTGCGAAGAACACCTACGGCACCGGCTGCTTCATGCTCATGAACACCGGCGAGAAGGCGGTGCCGTCGAAGAACGGCCTGCTCACCACCATCGCGTGGGGCCTCGACGGCAAGGTGGAATACGCGCTGGAAGGCAGCATCTTCGTCGCCGGCTCGGTCATCCAGTGGCTGCGCGATGGCCTGCGCATGCTTGGCAAAGCGGCGGATTCGCAGGACTACGCCGAACGCGCGAAGGACAACGATGGCGTGTACTTCGTACCGGCGTTCGTCGGTCTCGGCGCGCCGTACTGGAAGAGCGATGTACGCGGTGCCATCTTCGGCCTCAGCCGCGGCACCACGAAAGAGCAGTTCATCCGCGCCGCGCTCGAATCCATGGCCTACCAGACCCGCGATGTGCTCGAAGCGATGCAGAGTGATTCCGGCATCAGCCTGAAGGAACTGCGCGCCGACGGTGGCGCCATCGCCAACGACTTCATGGCGCAGTTCCAGGCCGACATCCTAGACGTCACGCTGCTCCGCCCGAAGGTGCAGGAAACTACCGCGCAAGGTGCTGCCTACCTGGCCGGCCTCGCCGTCGGTTTCTGGAAGAGCAAGGAAGACATCGCCAAGCGCTGGGCGGTGGATCGCGAGTTCAAGCCGAAGATGAGCAAGGACACCCGCGACGACCTGTACGACGGCTGGAAGCAGGCCGTAAACGCCACCATGGGCTTCAAACCCCGTAACTAA
- a CDS encoding efflux RND transporter periplasmic adaptor subunit — protein sequence MKKPRSRWRVASMALVAVALLAIVAWIHHRRAAPAPVEPPRVIATAPVALRDVPVYVSAIGTVTPTQTVTVRTQVGGTLTGLRFREGQVVSAGDVLATIDDRALRAQVLAAEGALQRDEAALRNAQADLVRYQALVKIGSVTQQQVDTQAAAVAQAQGTVLSDRGQRDNLAVQLGYTKVTAPITGVTGLRAVDVGNLVSPSDTNGIVTLATVSPISVKFAVTEDELGQVLAAMHAGEVPVDLSDRAGKALASGVLEAVDNRVDATTGTVTVRALFPNTDRALYPNQFVNARLRVAVLHGASIVPSRAIQRGAHGAFVYTVVQGKAVMRTVSTGPSDGDATVITPTASGAAWRAGESVVVAGADALTDGARVSEPAHP from the coding sequence GTGAAGAAGCCTCGCAGCCGCTGGCGTGTCGCCAGCATGGCCCTCGTTGCCGTTGCCCTCCTGGCCATCGTCGCCTGGATCCACCACCGCCGTGCCGCCCCGGCGCCGGTCGAACCGCCGCGCGTGATCGCTACGGCCCCCGTCGCCCTGCGCGATGTGCCGGTCTACGTCAGCGCGATCGGCACCGTGACGCCCACGCAGACGGTGACCGTGCGCACGCAGGTCGGCGGCACGCTGACCGGGCTGCGCTTCCGCGAAGGCCAGGTGGTGAGCGCGGGCGATGTGCTCGCCACCATCGATGACCGCGCGCTGCGCGCACAGGTGCTCGCCGCGGAAGGCGCCCTGCAGCGCGACGAAGCCGCGTTGCGCAACGCGCAGGCCGATCTCGTCCGCTACCAGGCGCTGGTGAAGATCGGCTCGGTGACGCAGCAGCAGGTCGATACGCAGGCTGCCGCCGTGGCACAGGCCCAGGGCACGGTCCTTAGCGATCGCGGCCAGCGCGATAACCTGGCCGTGCAGCTCGGCTACACGAAGGTGACGGCGCCCATCACTGGCGTGACCGGCCTGCGCGCGGTGGACGTCGGTAATCTGGTTTCGCCTTCGGATACCAATGGCATCGTGACGCTCGCGACGGTCTCGCCGATCAGCGTGAAGTTCGCGGTGACCGAGGACGAACTGGGCCAGGTGCTCGCCGCGATGCACGCTGGCGAGGTGCCGGTTGACCTATCCGATCGCGCTGGCAAGGCACTGGCCAGCGGCGTGCTCGAGGCTGTCGATAACCGCGTAGATGCGACGACGGGCACAGTCACCGTGCGCGCCCTCTTCCCGAATACCGACCGCGCGCTCTATCCCAACCAGTTCGTCAACGCGCGGCTGCGCGTGGCGGTGTTGCACGGCGCGAGCATCGTACCGTCGCGTGCGATCCAGCGCGGCGCGCACGGCGCGTTCGTCTACACGGTGGTGCAAGGCAAGGCCGTGATGCGCACGGTGTCGACGGGCCCGTCGGATGGCGATGCCACGGTCATCACCCCCACCGCCAGTGGCGCGGCGTGGCGTGCCGGTGAGTCCGTGGTGGTGGCGGGTGCCGATGCGCTCACCGATGGCGCACGCGTGAGCGAACCGGCCCACCCATGA
- a CDS encoding efflux RND transporter permease subunit produces MALNLSAPFVTRRVASTLLAVALALAGVLAFRALPVASLPEVEFPTIAVTATLPGADPGTVASAVALPLERQFTSIAGITEMTSTSYAGSVRIVLQFDLGRDIDGASRDVQAAINAARSRLPADLSGNPTYRKVNPAEAPVLVLALTSKTASIAQMYDAASTVLQQRLLQTDGVGDVMVGGGSLPAVRAELDPDKLNHHGIALEDVRQVLAAANANGPKGQLDHAGRSAAVAANDALGDAASFAPLVVRTKDGAQVRLADLGEVSDSLENLRNWGTVDGESAVAIIISKRPGSNVVATVERLRAMLPELQASIPANIQLRPVLDRTQTIRASLHDVELTLLVSVLLVVLVTWFFFRDWRATLVPAIAVPLSLLGTFAVMWALGYSLDILSLMALTIATGFVVDDAIVVVENIMRHLAMGKSRVQAALDGAGEVGFTVLSISVSLVAVFIPLLLMGGLVGRLFREFAVTLSAAIVISMLVSLTLTPVMSGMLLRPGDATHAHGARDDGWYGRSLRTALRHPRTMVGITVLAMLATVGLMVAIPKGFFPQQDTGLLIGQVLAPQNISFAEMQRRFQGVAEALRRDPDVENVFGFVGGSGVNANNTGAVYITLKPLGEPRKSSAAAVMERARQRFAKDAGVTVTLQAIQDIAVGGRQTAAQYQYTLSAASSGQLDEVIPRVEAAMRAMPELADVATDRQDRSLGATLQIDREAAARLHVDIAAIDQALYDAFGQRQVSTMYKALNQYHVVMALAPRFWQSPEALRKLYVPTSTTPAQLVPLAAVAHFSTTPAAIAISHQGQFPSVTLSFNLKSGASIGAVRTKIMATVDGMHLPPGVHAGFGGSAGAFAETIRTMPVLLIAALAAVYIVLGILYESFRHPLTVLSTLPSAGAGALLALLLCGYEFTVIALIAIILLIGIVKKNAIMMIDFALVEEREHGLGPEEAIYRASLARLRPILMTTLAAVLGAVPLVVGGGYGSEFRHPLGVAIIGGLLLSQLLTLYSTPAIYLCIERWHRQRALPDATP; encoded by the coding sequence ATGGCACTGAACCTTTCCGCGCCCTTCGTCACGCGCCGCGTCGCGAGCACCCTGCTCGCAGTGGCCCTGGCACTCGCTGGCGTGCTGGCCTTCCGCGCGTTGCCCGTGGCTTCGCTGCCCGAAGTGGAGTTCCCGACGATCGCCGTCACAGCAACGCTGCCTGGTGCGGATCCGGGGACGGTGGCCAGTGCCGTCGCCTTGCCGCTGGAGCGGCAGTTCACGAGCATCGCGGGCATTACCGAAATGACCTCCACGAGCTATGCGGGCTCGGTGCGCATCGTGTTGCAGTTCGACCTGGGCCGCGATATCGATGGCGCCTCGCGCGACGTGCAGGCGGCGATCAACGCCGCGCGTAGCCGCTTGCCGGCCGATCTCTCCGGCAATCCCACCTACCGCAAGGTGAACCCCGCCGAGGCGCCGGTACTCGTATTGGCGCTCACCTCGAAGACTGCCAGCATCGCCCAGATGTACGACGCCGCGTCGACGGTGTTGCAGCAGCGCCTGCTGCAAACCGATGGCGTGGGCGATGTGATGGTCGGTGGTGGTTCTCTCCCGGCCGTGCGCGCCGAACTCGATCCCGACAAGCTCAATCACCACGGTATCGCCCTGGAGGATGTGCGCCAGGTACTCGCCGCGGCGAACGCCAACGGCCCGAAGGGCCAGCTTGATCACGCGGGGCGCTCGGCGGCGGTGGCTGCAAACGATGCGCTGGGCGATGCGGCATCGTTCGCCCCGCTGGTAGTGAGGACAAAGGACGGTGCGCAGGTGCGTCTCGCCGACCTGGGCGAGGTGAGCGATAGCCTGGAGAACCTGCGCAACTGGGGCACCGTCGATGGCGAATCGGCCGTGGCCATCATCATCAGCAAGCGACCCGGCTCCAACGTGGTCGCCACGGTCGAGCGGCTTCGCGCGATGCTGCCGGAGCTTCAGGCATCCATCCCCGCGAACATCCAGCTGCGCCCCGTGCTTGATCGCACCCAGACCATCCGCGCTTCGCTGCACGATGTGGAGCTCACCCTGCTGGTTTCCGTGTTGCTGGTGGTGCTCGTGACGTGGTTTTTTTTCCGCGACTGGCGCGCGACGCTGGTGCCGGCGATCGCGGTGCCACTCTCACTGCTCGGCACGTTTGCCGTGATGTGGGCGCTCGGTTACAGCCTCGATATTCTTTCGCTGATGGCGTTGACCATCGCCACCGGCTTCGTGGTCGACGATGCCATCGTGGTGGTCGAGAACATCATGCGCCACCTCGCCATGGGCAAATCGCGCGTGCAGGCCGCACTGGATGGCGCGGGTGAAGTGGGCTTCACCGTGCTCAGCATCAGCGTCTCGCTGGTGGCCGTGTTCATCCCGTTGCTGTTGATGGGTGGACTGGTCGGCCGCCTGTTCCGCGAGTTTGCCGTGACGCTTTCGGCGGCCATCGTGATCTCCATGCTGGTGTCGCTCACGCTTACGCCGGTGATGAGCGGCATGTTGCTGCGACCCGGTGATGCCACGCATGCCCACGGCGCCCGTGACGATGGCTGGTATGGCCGAAGCCTGCGCACAGCCCTGCGCCACCCACGGACGATGGTGGGCATAACCGTGCTGGCGATGCTGGCGACGGTAGGCCTGATGGTGGCGATACCCAAGGGCTTCTTTCCGCAACAGGACACCGGCCTGCTGATCGGCCAGGTGCTCGCGCCGCAGAATATCTCGTTCGCCGAGATGCAGCGGCGTTTCCAGGGCGTGGCCGAGGCGCTGCGCCGTGATCCCGATGTGGAGAACGTGTTTGGCTTCGTCGGCGGAAGCGGCGTGAACGCAAACAACACCGGCGCCGTCTACATCACGCTGAAGCCACTCGGCGAGCCGCGCAAATCCAGTGCCGCCGCCGTCATGGAACGGGCGCGCCAGCGCTTTGCGAAGGATGCAGGTGTCACCGTCACCCTGCAGGCCATCCAGGATATTGCCGTGGGCGGCAGGCAGACCGCGGCGCAGTACCAGTACACCTTGTCGGCCGCTTCGTCCGGGCAACTCGACGAGGTGATACCACGCGTGGAGGCTGCGATGCGCGCGATGCCGGAACTGGCGGACGTGGCGACCGATCGGCAGGACCGCAGCCTGGGTGCTACCTTGCAGATCGATCGCGAGGCGGCCGCTCGCCTGCATGTGGATATCGCGGCGATCGACCAGGCGTTGTACGACGCGTTTGGCCAGCGCCAGGTATCGACGATGTACAAGGCCCTGAACCAGTACCACGTGGTGATGGCGCTGGCACCGCGGTTCTGGCAATCGCCCGAGGCGCTGCGCAAACTGTATGTGCCGACTAGTACCACGCCGGCGCAGTTGGTGCCGCTCGCTGCGGTCGCGCATTTCAGCACGACGCCGGCCGCCATCGCCATTTCGCACCAGGGCCAGTTTCCTTCGGTCACGCTCTCGTTCAACCTGAAGTCGGGCGCGTCCATCGGCGCCGTTCGCACGAAGATCATGGCTACCGTTGATGGCATGCACCTTCCCCCGGGCGTGCATGCCGGCTTCGGCGGTAGCGCGGGCGCGTTCGCGGAGACGATTCGCACCATGCCGGTGTTGCTGATCGCGGCGCTCGCGGCGGTCTACATCGTGCTCGGCATCCTCTATGAAAGCTTCCGGCACCCGCTGACGGTGCTTTCGACGCTTCCTTCGGCGGGCGCGGGTGCGCTGCTCGCGTTGCTGCTGTGTGGGTACGAGTTCACAGTCATCGCGCTGATCGCGATCATCCTGCTGATCGGCATCGTGAAGAAGAACGCGATCATGATGATCGACTTCGCGCTGGTGGAAGAACGCGAGCACGGTCTCGGCCCGGAAGAAGCGATCTACCGCGCGAGCCTGGCCCGCCTGCGGCCGATCCTCATGACCACGCTTGCCGCCGTGCTCGGCGCCGTGCCGCTGGTCGTCGGCGGCGGCTACGGCTCGGAGTTCCGCCACCCGCTGGGCGTCGCGATTATCGGCGGCCTGCTGTTGAGCCAGTTGCTCACCCTCTACTCCACCCCTGCCATTTACCTATGCATCGAACGCTGGCATCGCCAGCGCGCGCTGCCGGATGCCACGCCATGA